In Microbacterium pumilum, the following proteins share a genomic window:
- a CDS encoding peptidase, translating into MIVINWFAFVQVFAAALLASTIVVTFYSVGLRLLVRAGRSPVVAPAEFTDAITVISEKEARRAEKAAAKAAKKSPLTDGQKRLSQYAAYGCFAVCGAAVLGGILLIFFNH; encoded by the coding sequence ATGATCGTCATCAACTGGTTCGCATTCGTGCAGGTCTTCGCGGCCGCACTCCTCGCCTCCACCATCGTTGTGACCTTCTACTCGGTCGGGCTGCGACTTCTCGTGCGCGCCGGCCGCTCTCCGGTCGTGGCGCCCGCGGAGTTCACCGACGCCATCACGGTGATCTCCGAGAAGGAGGCCCGACGCGCCGAGAAGGCGGCGGCCAAGGCGGCGAAGAAGAGCCCGCTCACAGATGGGCAGAAGCGCCTCTCGCAGTACGCGGCCTATGGATGCTTCGCCGTGTGCGGTGCGGCCGTGCTCGGAGGCATCCTGCTGATCTTCTTCAACCACTGA
- a CDS encoding ATP-dependent 6-phosphofructokinase, whose product MKIGILTSGGDCPGLNAVIRGVVLKGTTTYDLEFVGIRDGWRGVVDGDFFPLTRHEVKGLSKVGGTILGTSRTNPYEGPRGGAENISKTLYGHRMDGIIAIGGEGTLAAADRLSKDGINVIGVPKTIDNDLRATDYSFGFDTAVNIATDAMDRLRTTGDSHQRCMVAEVMGRHVGWIALHAGIAAGAHAILIPEVPQSIEEVVALVTKAHDRGRAPLVVVSEGFTLTGMDEAYSDKGLDAFNRPRLGGISEVLAPEIQRLTGIETRATVLGHIQRGGSPSGFDRVLATRLGLHTADAVVEGGWGQMVAMRGTDIVRVPFAEALGELNKVPRYRYDEAAALFG is encoded by the coding sequence ATGAAGATCGGCATCCTCACCAGCGGCGGCGATTGTCCCGGATTGAATGCCGTCATCCGCGGTGTCGTGCTCAAGGGGACGACGACCTACGACCTCGAGTTCGTCGGCATCCGCGACGGATGGCGCGGCGTGGTCGACGGCGATTTCTTCCCCCTCACGCGCCATGAGGTGAAGGGGCTGTCGAAGGTCGGGGGCACGATCCTGGGGACGTCGCGGACGAACCCCTACGAGGGGCCGCGCGGTGGCGCCGAGAACATCTCCAAGACCCTTTACGGTCACCGGATGGACGGCATCATCGCGATCGGCGGCGAAGGCACCCTCGCGGCGGCCGACCGGCTGTCGAAAGACGGGATCAACGTGATCGGCGTGCCCAAGACGATCGACAACGACTTGCGCGCGACCGACTACTCGTTCGGGTTCGACACCGCCGTCAACATCGCGACCGATGCGATGGACCGCCTGCGGACAACGGGCGACTCGCATCAGCGCTGCATGGTGGCTGAGGTGATGGGCCGGCACGTCGGGTGGATCGCCCTCCACGCCGGCATCGCCGCCGGCGCCCATGCGATCCTGATCCCCGAGGTGCCGCAGTCGATCGAGGAGGTCGTCGCACTCGTCACCAAGGCCCACGACCGAGGCCGCGCACCTCTGGTGGTGGTCTCGGAGGGGTTCACTCTCACCGGCATGGATGAGGCGTACAGCGACAAGGGCCTCGACGCGTTCAACCGCCCGCGTCTGGGCGGAATCAGCGAGGTGCTGGCGCCCGAGATCCAGCGCCTGACGGGGATCGAGACGAGGGCCACGGTGCTCGGCCACATCCAGCGCGGCGGCTCTCCGTCGGGCTTCGACCGCGTACTGGCCACGCGGCTCGGACTGCACACCGCGGACGCGGTGGTCGAGGGCGGTTGGGGCCAGATGGTCGCGATGCGCGGCACCGACATCGTGCGGGTGCCGTTCGCGGAGGCGCTCGGCGAGCTCAACAAAGTGCCCCGCTACCGCTACGACGAGGCTGCCGCGCTGTTCGGCTGA
- a CDS encoding phosphodiesterase produces MVPRPPPGTGASRRVDPAASVQFGQYPPARRTLLHLSDTHLLGGNRPLGGRYDTAQNLHRTLEAVERVGIRPDAIVFTGDLTDLGEPEAYRALREAVEPVATRLGAPVVWVAGNHDERPALRREVLGLEPTEEPVVGVWDLAGLRLVALDTSVPGWHHGDLDEGQLGWLRSILATPSPLGTILAMHHPPLPSHVPLFDILELRDQGRLATAIAGTDVRAILAGHLHYSTSGTFVGVPVSVAAATCYTMNLARPAAEVNGMDAGQSFHLVHVYDDTITHAVVPVVDAPTGDFFSEEWVARMAALSPQERLEAFSRKPIVP; encoded by the coding sequence ATGGTCCCCAGGCCCCCTCCAGGCACCGGCGCCTCCCGGCGCGTGGATCCGGCCGCGTCCGTGCAGTTCGGCCAGTATCCGCCCGCGCGGCGCACCCTGTTGCACCTGAGCGATACCCACCTCCTGGGTGGCAATCGCCCGCTCGGCGGGCGCTACGACACCGCCCAGAACCTTCATCGAACGCTCGAAGCGGTCGAGCGGGTCGGCATCCGTCCCGATGCCATCGTGTTCACGGGCGACTTGACCGACCTCGGCGAACCTGAGGCGTATCGTGCGCTGCGTGAGGCGGTCGAGCCGGTCGCCACGCGACTCGGCGCGCCGGTCGTCTGGGTCGCGGGCAATCATGACGAACGCCCGGCGCTGCGCCGTGAGGTTCTTGGGCTCGAGCCGACTGAGGAGCCGGTTGTCGGCGTGTGGGATCTCGCTGGCCTCCGCCTCGTGGCGCTCGACACGTCGGTTCCGGGGTGGCATCACGGCGACCTCGACGAGGGGCAGCTCGGGTGGCTGCGCAGCATCCTGGCCACGCCGTCCCCCCTCGGCACGATCCTCGCGATGCATCATCCGCCGTTGCCGTCGCACGTTCCACTGTTCGACATCCTCGAGTTGCGCGACCAGGGTCGGCTCGCCACGGCGATCGCCGGCACCGATGTGAGGGCGATCCTTGCGGGTCATCTGCACTACTCGACGAGCGGCACTTTCGTGGGCGTGCCCGTGAGCGTCGCCGCGGCGACCTGCTACACGATGAACCTCGCCCGCCCCGCGGCAGAGGTGAATGGCATGGATGCGGGCCAGTCCTTCCACCTCGTCCATGTTTACGACGACACGATCACGCACGCGGTCGTGCCCGTGGTCGATGCGCCGACCGGCGACTTCTTCTCCGAGGAGTGGGTCGCGAGGATGGCGGCTCTGTCGCCGCAGGAGCGCCTGGAGGCGTTCTCGCGCAAGCCCATCGTTCCCTGA
- a CDS encoding BTAD domain-containing putative transcriptional regulator → MQVRVLGALTLDDGRITLAPRDRAVMGALIVRLGTSVSVQSLASALWGDDPPASWSHVIPGCIMRLRRLIAPVQIETTPLGYRLVPEHVEVDSEQFEQLVTQGAKHLKVGEPERAAHALGDALTLWRGEPFADLADWEPARIASGRLEEMRLAVEELLLDARLQAGEVHEVAALARARVAEAPLRERRWVVLSVAQYRQGRQADALATVRRARGLLAAELGLDPCRELTELEQAILQQDPSLLTDRVFRAASPACPYFGLPPAGVRDAEWYFGREQELIRAVQAVEEHGVLLVAGSSGVGKSSFVRAGIGAQFIARGRQVAIVTPGEHPVDALRDVDLPLGETLLIVDQCEQAFSANDPAEIREFFDALSLMVFRGMLVVAIRADCLGDLADHEGFAQIIQSHMLMLTALGRDGIRAVIEKPAEQAGLILEPGLVEILVRDADGRNLPLLSHALRQVWSRREGRVMTVDGYQASGEIDGAVAKTAEQVYAALSDDGARLLRDILLRLVEASADGAVVSRRIERTRIEIDDAHAQIVDRLVDARLLTTDEESVQLSHEALAREWPRLKEWLADDVEGQRIMRHLGSAAVAWDAMERPDSELYRGGRLTTAQHWRDAGDPALTVVEREFLDASAALETAGLAAAQRQLRKERRMVRRLSWVSVGAAALAVVALTAGLLAGSQANLAGERATEAEARRVAAIALQESEFDRALLLAVEAIRLWDSAETRVNLLRVFSRAPRLTSILRIPGDGVTAASMSLAEDGTRASVIDSDDDVRLFDLDGRSQLGEYSPFGGMLTTSAIHPVSGAVAVSQTLGLCTNLHCDRGRTAEIDLAGAGRSSLTDYVGLEEVAADVEYSADGSMLAALAVSLRFDSSGRVALWRDDSREPASPILLDLGARGSELSNPAGWAGQFGAVKFSPDGSRLYASRLGPTVVFGTASGEELQRIPGNGVLAVSPDGDRIAVRDGTLAVRIVDPSGAAAPITISLTSFPTVADFSPDGRQLAIANDAAVVVASAGTGETAETLRAHDGTVTAVEFRPTGELVTAGADGAIITWDLGDWSAAFRTDMLIRQKTFVVEPDERTLMIEPPDGPNQLIIAEPGAWEERACRIAARALTEQEWGELIGARPYAPACRD, encoded by the coding sequence ATGCAGGTGCGCGTTCTTGGAGCGCTGACACTCGACGACGGCCGCATCACGCTGGCGCCGCGCGATCGCGCTGTGATGGGTGCGCTCATCGTGCGCCTGGGGACATCCGTTTCCGTGCAGTCCCTTGCGTCGGCGCTCTGGGGCGATGATCCGCCCGCCTCATGGTCGCATGTCATTCCGGGGTGCATCATGCGGTTGCGCCGTCTCATCGCACCGGTCCAGATCGAGACGACCCCACTCGGATATCGACTGGTTCCGGAACACGTCGAGGTCGACTCCGAGCAGTTCGAGCAACTCGTCACGCAGGGTGCGAAGCACCTCAAAGTCGGTGAGCCCGAGCGCGCCGCGCACGCGCTCGGCGACGCGCTTACGCTGTGGCGGGGCGAACCTTTCGCCGACTTGGCCGACTGGGAGCCGGCTCGGATCGCCTCGGGGCGTCTGGAGGAGATGCGTCTCGCGGTGGAGGAACTGCTCCTCGATGCGCGTCTGCAGGCGGGTGAGGTTCATGAGGTCGCCGCGCTTGCGCGCGCCCGCGTCGCCGAGGCGCCCCTTCGTGAGCGTCGCTGGGTCGTCCTGAGCGTGGCGCAGTACCGCCAGGGCCGGCAAGCCGATGCGCTGGCCACCGTGCGGAGGGCCCGTGGCCTGCTGGCCGCCGAGCTCGGACTCGACCCGTGCAGGGAGCTCACTGAGTTGGAGCAGGCGATCCTCCAGCAGGATCCCTCGCTCCTGACCGACCGGGTTTTCCGAGCGGCGAGCCCCGCCTGTCCCTACTTCGGGCTTCCTCCCGCAGGCGTGCGGGACGCGGAGTGGTACTTCGGTCGCGAGCAGGAGCTGATCAGGGCGGTGCAGGCAGTCGAGGAGCATGGTGTGCTTCTCGTCGCCGGCTCATCGGGCGTGGGCAAGTCATCATTCGTCAGGGCCGGGATCGGAGCCCAGTTCATCGCGCGCGGCCGCCAGGTCGCGATAGTGACGCCCGGCGAGCACCCGGTCGATGCGCTTCGCGATGTCGATCTCCCGCTCGGAGAGACGTTGCTCATCGTCGATCAATGCGAGCAGGCGTTCAGCGCGAACGACCCCGCCGAGATCCGGGAGTTCTTCGACGCACTGTCGCTGATGGTCTTCCGCGGCATGCTCGTCGTCGCCATCCGCGCCGACTGTCTCGGCGACCTGGCCGATCACGAAGGCTTCGCCCAGATCATCCAATCGCACATGCTGATGCTCACCGCGCTCGGCCGCGACGGGATCCGGGCGGTGATCGAGAAGCCTGCAGAGCAGGCCGGGCTCATCCTGGAGCCGGGTCTCGTCGAGATCCTGGTCCGCGACGCCGACGGGCGAAACCTTCCGCTGCTGTCCCACGCCCTGCGCCAGGTGTGGTCACGTCGTGAGGGCCGGGTCATGACCGTCGACGGGTACCAGGCTTCAGGGGAGATCGACGGTGCCGTCGCGAAAACCGCGGAGCAGGTCTACGCCGCACTTTCGGATGACGGCGCACGGCTGCTGCGCGACATCCTGTTGCGACTCGTCGAGGCGTCCGCGGATGGAGCGGTCGTCTCCCGTCGGATCGAGCGCACACGGATTGAAATCGACGACGCGCACGCGCAGATCGTCGATCGGCTGGTCGACGCACGCCTGCTCACGACCGATGAGGAGTCGGTGCAGCTCTCGCACGAAGCGCTCGCGCGTGAGTGGCCGCGATTGAAGGAGTGGCTCGCCGATGATGTCGAGGGCCAGCGGATCATGCGGCACCTCGGATCGGCGGCCGTCGCGTGGGATGCGATGGAGCGACCCGACAGCGAGCTCTACCGCGGCGGCCGGCTGACGACTGCCCAGCACTGGCGGGATGCGGGCGACCCAGCACTGACGGTGGTCGAGCGCGAGTTCCTCGACGCGTCCGCTGCGCTCGAGACCGCGGGACTCGCGGCCGCTCAGCGACAGCTGCGCAAAGAGCGCCGCATGGTGCGCAGATTGTCCTGGGTGTCCGTCGGCGCGGCCGCGCTCGCGGTTGTCGCCCTGACGGCAGGCCTTCTCGCGGGGTCTCAGGCGAACCTCGCCGGGGAGCGCGCGACCGAGGCAGAGGCGCGTCGCGTGGCCGCGATCGCCCTGCAGGAGTCTGAGTTCGATCGCGCGCTGCTCCTCGCGGTGGAGGCCATCCGACTCTGGGACAGTGCAGAGACGCGGGTCAACCTCTTGCGTGTCTTCTCGCGCGCACCCCGTCTCACGAGCATCCTCCGCATCCCGGGGGACGGGGTGACCGCCGCGAGCATGTCGCTCGCGGAGGACGGGACCCGAGCATCGGTGATCGACAGCGACGACGACGTGCGTCTGTTCGACCTCGACGGGCGATCGCAGCTCGGCGAGTACTCGCCGTTCGGAGGGATGTTGACCACTTCTGCGATTCATCCCGTTTCGGGCGCCGTGGCGGTCAGCCAGACTCTTGGCCTCTGCACCAATCTCCACTGCGATCGCGGGCGAACGGCGGAGATCGATCTCGCGGGCGCGGGTCGCTCGAGCCTCACGGACTACGTGGGGCTCGAGGAAGTTGCGGCGGACGTCGAGTACTCGGCGGACGGATCGATGTTGGCGGCGCTCGCGGTGTCGCTGCGGTTCGACTCATCCGGGAGGGTGGCTCTCTGGCGGGACGACTCCCGAGAACCCGCGAGCCCGATACTCCTTGATCTCGGCGCGCGCGGTTCCGAACTTTCCAACCCAGCCGGGTGGGCCGGGCAGTTCGGGGCGGTGAAGTTCTCGCCGGACGGCAGCAGGCTGTACGCCAGTCGACTCGGACCGACCGTGGTGTTCGGGACGGCCTCAGGTGAGGAGCTTCAACGGATCCCCGGAAACGGAGTGCTGGCGGTGAGTCCGGACGGCGATCGGATCGCGGTGCGAGACGGCACGCTCGCGGTGCGCATCGTCGACCCCTCCGGTGCTGCCGCACCCATCACCATCTCGCTGACCTCCTTCCCGACTGTGGCCGACTTCAGCCCTGACGGTCGTCAGCTGGCGATCGCGAACGATGCCGCTGTCGTCGTGGCGAGCGCCGGGACCGGCGAGACCGCAGAGACTCTGCGCGCGCACGACGGCACGGTCACAGCGGTCGAATTCCGGCCGACCGGCGAGCTGGTGACCGCCGGGGCGGACGGCGCGATCATCACGTGGGATCTCGGCGACTGGTCGGCGGCCTTCCGCACCGACATGCTCATCCGCCAGAAGACGTTCGTCGTCGAACCCGATGAGCGCACGCTCATGATTGAACCGCCTGACGGGCCGAACCAGCTGATCATCGCCGAGCCGGGCGCCTGGGAGGAGCGCGCATGTCGGATCGCCGCACGAGCACTCACCGAGCAGGAGTGGGGGGAGCTGATAGGGGCTCGGCCCTACGCGCCGGCGTGCCGCGATTGA
- a CDS encoding MFS transporter, translating to MKKWFVVLILGAAQFVMVLDGTVMNVSISTVVEDLDSSVTAMQAAITFYTLTMAALMLLGAKLGDVWGRRRALVIGSIIYAIGSGTTALAPNMAVLFLGWSIVEGLGAVLVIPAVAALIADNYQGRDRITAFAVIGAVTGAAVAAGPLIGGFMTTYLSWRYVFIAEVVIMIIVVIFAGRIGETSERRHIRIDVLSVILSALGLVGVVLGMLQSKVWGWIVPLHSPEINGVEIAPLGISLTAWFMLLGFVLLVLFFRRQRRLVEAGREPLVHVDLLSIVRLRSGLSVLGAQYAITAGLFFMMPVYLQMTLGLDALQTGIRIFPLSISLILFSAVGTRLSSRWSPRRIVFIAQWVLVASSVLLLGAVDPELSGWLFAIGMFTAGAALGLLASQLGNVNMSAVTEKDTSEVGGLQGVFQNLGSSLGTALIGSILIGALATSFASGVSTSALPEEVRTLVSDATSEGVDIVPASTVPDIAAAAGLSAEDSAELTRVYVESQLEALRIAFFGLIALALLSLLASRGIPDDVPLPRPKENTLPTAAT from the coding sequence ATGAAGAAGTGGTTTGTCGTCCTGATCCTGGGTGCGGCGCAGTTCGTGATGGTGCTCGACGGCACGGTCATGAACGTATCGATCTCGACGGTCGTCGAGGACCTCGACAGCAGCGTCACAGCGATGCAGGCCGCGATCACGTTCTACACACTGACGATGGCCGCGCTGATGCTGCTCGGCGCCAAGCTCGGCGACGTCTGGGGCCGCCGGCGGGCGCTCGTGATCGGCTCCATCATCTATGCGATCGGATCCGGCACGACCGCGTTGGCTCCGAACATGGCCGTGCTGTTCCTCGGCTGGTCGATCGTCGAGGGCCTCGGCGCGGTGCTCGTGATTCCCGCCGTCGCGGCCCTCATCGCCGACAACTATCAGGGGCGCGACCGGATCACCGCGTTCGCCGTCATCGGGGCTGTCACCGGCGCGGCAGTCGCCGCCGGCCCCCTGATCGGCGGCTTCATGACGACGTACCTGAGCTGGCGCTATGTCTTCATCGCCGAAGTCGTCATCATGATCATCGTCGTCATCTTCGCCGGACGGATCGGCGAGACGAGCGAGCGCCGTCACATCCGCATCGACGTGCTGAGCGTCATCCTCTCGGCCCTCGGACTCGTCGGCGTGGTGTTGGGGATGCTGCAGAGCAAGGTGTGGGGGTGGATCGTGCCGCTGCACTCGCCCGAGATCAACGGCGTCGAGATCGCCCCGCTGGGCATCTCGCTGACCGCGTGGTTCATGCTGCTCGGGTTCGTGCTGCTCGTGCTCTTCTTCCGTCGTCAGCGCCGACTCGTCGAAGCGGGCCGGGAGCCGCTGGTGCATGTCGATCTGCTCTCGATCGTCCGCCTCCGCAGCGGGCTCAGCGTCCTGGGCGCGCAGTATGCGATCACGGCGGGGCTCTTCTTCATGATGCCGGTCTACCTGCAGATGACCCTGGGACTCGACGCGCTGCAGACCGGCATCCGGATCTTCCCGCTCTCGATCTCGCTGATCCTCTTCTCCGCCGTCGGCACCCGACTCTCGTCGCGCTGGTCGCCCCGCCGCATCGTCTTCATCGCCCAGTGGGTGCTGGTGGCGAGCTCTGTGCTGCTGCTCGGTGCCGTCGACCCGGAGCTGTCGGGCTGGCTGTTCGCCATCGGCATGTTCACGGCCGGGGCCGCGCTCGGCCTGCTCGCCTCGCAGCTCGGGAACGTGAACATGTCGGCCGTCACCGAGAAGGACACCAGCGAGGTCGGCGGGCTGCAGGGCGTGTTCCAGAACCTCGGCTCATCGCTCGGCACCGCGTTGATCGGCTCGATCCTGATCGGCGCGCTGGCGACATCCTTCGCTTCGGGGGTTTCGACGAGTGCGCTGCCTGAGGAGGTTCGCACGCTCGTGAGCGATGCGACCTCCGAAGGGGTCGATATCGTGCCCGCGTCGACCGTCCCCGACATCGCCGCAGCAGCCGGCCTGAGCGCCGAGGACAGCGCCGAGCTCACGAGGGTCTACGTCGAGTCACAGCTCGAGGCGCTCCGCATCGCGTTCTTCGGGCTGATCGCCCTCGCGCTGCTGTCGCTGCTCGCTTCGCGCGGCATCCCGGACGACGTCCCGCTGCCACGCCCGAAGGAGAACACCCTGCCGACGGCGGCGACCTGA
- a CDS encoding S9 family peptidase, whose protein sequence is MTIDSPTSGSATPATPPVASRSHLVRTHHGDSVEDPYEWFRGKEDAAVIEHLEAENAYTQERTAHLEGLRTTIFEEIKGRTLETDLSVPTRHGAWWYYGRTLEGKQYGIHCRAPLASEDDWTPPELSPDAAVPGEQVLLDGNVEAEGQEFFALGSFEVSLDGTLLLYGVDVAGDERYTVRVRNLVTGEQLPDEIPGTFAGATFSPDGRFIVYTTVDDAWRPDTVWLHELGTPVADDAKLFHEPDERYWVGAGFTHSDRFLVIGIGSSITSEEWLVDAGDLRAEPRVVWPRTEGVEYDSSHAVIDGEDVLFILHNDGALDFELVRVAASDPSGARQTVIPHRPGERLLGVSTFRDWGVVGYRRGGLPRIGMLDYADGSVSEIEFDEPLYAVGTGGNPEWAPPVLRLGYGSFVTPGTVYDYDIATHKLLLRKRQPVLGGYEPSDYAQARVWATAHDGVQIPVSLVWKRSFGEAGDAPRALHLYGYGSYEHSIEPGFSVPRLSELDRGVIFAVAHVRGGGEMGRQWYEDGKMLSKRNTFTDFVDCARHLIDQGFTSASQLVAEGGSAGGLLMGAVANLAPELFAGILADVPFVDALTTILDPSLPLTVIEWDEWGDPLHNADVYAYMKSYSPYENVRADVAYPRILAVTSLNDTRVLYVEPAKWVARLREVGADALLKCEMVAGHGGVSGRYNSWKERAFELAWLLEVVALAD, encoded by the coding sequence GTGACCATCGACTCGCCCACGTCCGGCTCTGCCACGCCCGCCACTCCCCCCGTCGCCTCCCGCTCCCACCTCGTCCGCACGCACCACGGCGACTCGGTCGAAGACCCGTATGAGTGGTTCCGTGGCAAGGAGGATGCGGCCGTCATCGAGCACCTCGAGGCCGAGAACGCCTATACGCAGGAGCGCACCGCGCACCTCGAAGGACTCCGCACGACGATCTTCGAGGAGATCAAGGGGCGCACGCTCGAGACCGACCTGTCGGTGCCCACCCGCCACGGTGCCTGGTGGTACTACGGCAGGACCCTCGAGGGCAAGCAGTACGGCATCCACTGCCGCGCGCCGTTGGCCTCGGAAGACGACTGGACTCCCCCCGAGCTCTCGCCCGATGCCGCGGTGCCCGGCGAGCAGGTTCTGCTGGACGGGAACGTCGAGGCCGAAGGTCAGGAGTTCTTCGCGCTGGGCAGCTTCGAGGTGTCGCTCGACGGCACGCTCCTGCTCTACGGTGTCGACGTTGCCGGCGACGAGCGATACACCGTACGGGTGCGAAACCTCGTCACCGGCGAACAGCTGCCCGACGAGATTCCCGGCACGTTCGCGGGTGCGACCTTCTCGCCCGATGGGCGTTTCATCGTCTACACGACCGTGGACGACGCGTGGCGCCCTGACACGGTCTGGCTGCACGAGCTCGGCACGCCGGTGGCCGACGACGCGAAGCTCTTCCACGAGCCCGACGAGCGGTACTGGGTGGGAGCCGGGTTCACCCACAGCGACCGGTTCCTCGTGATCGGCATCGGCTCGTCGATCACGAGCGAGGAATGGCTCGTGGATGCCGGCGATCTGCGCGCCGAGCCGCGCGTGGTGTGGCCGCGCACCGAGGGCGTCGAGTACGACTCCTCGCACGCCGTGATCGACGGCGAAGATGTGCTGTTCATCCTGCACAACGACGGAGCGCTGGACTTCGAGCTCGTCCGGGTGGCGGCATCCGATCCCTCCGGAGCGCGGCAGACCGTCATCCCGCACCGTCCGGGAGAACGGCTGCTCGGCGTGTCGACCTTCCGCGACTGGGGTGTGGTCGGCTATCGCCGCGGCGGGCTGCCGCGCATCGGCATGCTCGACTACGCCGACGGATCGGTGTCGGAGATCGAGTTCGACGAGCCGCTGTATGCCGTGGGGACGGGCGGCAACCCGGAGTGGGCTCCCCCGGTGCTGCGCCTCGGGTATGGGTCATTCGTCACGCCCGGGACGGTCTACGACTACGACATCGCGACGCACAAGCTGCTGCTGCGCAAGCGCCAGCCGGTGCTTGGCGGATACGAGCCGAGCGATTACGCCCAGGCACGGGTGTGGGCGACTGCCCACGACGGCGTGCAGATTCCCGTCTCGCTGGTGTGGAAGCGATCGTTCGGCGAGGCGGGGGACGCACCGCGAGCCCTGCACCTCTACGGCTACGGATCGTACGAGCACTCGATCGAGCCGGGCTTCTCGGTGCCGCGATTGTCGGAGCTCGATCGCGGTGTGATCTTCGCGGTCGCCCATGTCCGCGGCGGCGGCGAGATGGGCCGCCAATGGTACGAAGACGGCAAGATGCTCAGCAAGCGCAACACGTTCACGGACTTCGTGGACTGCGCCCGCCACCTGATCGACCAGGGGTTCACATCCGCATCGCAGCTGGTGGCCGAGGGCGGCTCGGCCGGCGGCCTGCTCATGGGGGCCGTGGCGAACCTGGCTCCCGAGCTGTTCGCCGGCATCCTCGCGGATGTGCCGTTCGTCGACGCGCTGACGACGATCCTCGACCCGTCTCTGCCGCTCACCGTGATCGAGTGGGACGAGTGGGGCGACCCGCTGCACAACGCCGACGTCTACGCGTACATGAAGTCGTACTCGCCGTACGAGAACGTGCGGGCGGATGTCGCCTACCCCCGCATCCTCGCCGTCACATCCCTCAACGACACCCGCGTGCTGTACGTCGAGCCGGCGAAGTGGGTCGCGCGCCTGCGAGAGGTCGGCGCTGATGCCCTCCTCAAGTGCGAGATGGTCGCCGGTCACGGCGGCGTCAGCGGTCGCTACAACAGCTGGAAGGAGCGGGCGTTCGAGCTCGCCTGGCTCCTGGAGGTTGTGGCGCTCGCCGACTGA
- a CDS encoding inorganic phosphate transporter → METVALTLALVIVLALFFDFTNGFHDTANAMATPIATGALKPRTAVLIASILNLVGAFLSTEVAKTISGGIIKEDQISSDLFPAIIFAGLIGAITWNMFTWLLGLPSSSSHALFGGLIGATIVGVGYMAIDFSVVMSKVILPAIIAPLTAGIIAFTATKIAYVITRRYDTKPDGRDGFRIGQIFSSSLVALAHGTNDAQKTMGVITLALITAGWQSPDDTDPQTWVIIVCGVTIALGTYMGGWRIIRTLGKGLTDVKPAQGFSAETSTAATILSSSALGFALSTTQVASGSVIGSGLGRRGSIVRWRTVGRILVGWLFTLPAAGAVGAGAAFIVVSLGFWGIVLDTVIAAGIVAALFLRSRRNKVTASNAMSEVAESGTAIKVKRNPPPTRRQRAIAREEARRLAAAEAAARKAAKSGKPSGDGTKGPER, encoded by the coding sequence GTGGAAACCGTAGCCCTCACGCTCGCGCTCGTCATCGTACTGGCGCTGTTCTTCGACTTCACGAACGGCTTCCACGACACCGCCAATGCGATGGCGACGCCGATCGCCACGGGTGCGCTCAAGCCCAGGACCGCCGTCCTGATCGCGTCGATCCTGAACCTCGTCGGAGCGTTCCTGTCGACCGAGGTCGCGAAGACCATTTCGGGCGGGATCATCAAAGAGGATCAGATCTCGTCCGATCTGTTCCCCGCGATCATCTTCGCGGGGCTCATCGGCGCGATCACCTGGAACATGTTCACCTGGCTGCTCGGGCTGCCGTCATCCTCTTCGCACGCATTGTTCGGCGGGCTCATCGGCGCCACGATCGTCGGCGTCGGCTACATGGCGATCGACTTCAGCGTCGTGATGTCCAAGGTCATCCTCCCGGCGATCATCGCGCCACTCACAGCCGGGATCATCGCATTCACAGCGACCAAGATCGCCTACGTGATCACCCGTCGCTACGACACCAAGCCCGACGGACGGGACGGATTCCGGATCGGTCAGATCTTCTCGTCGTCGCTCGTCGCCCTCGCGCACGGCACCAACGATGCTCAGAAGACGATGGGTGTGATCACCCTGGCACTCATCACCGCCGGCTGGCAGTCGCCCGACGACACCGATCCGCAGACGTGGGTCATCATCGTCTGCGGTGTGACGATCGCCCTCGGCACGTACATGGGCGGATGGCGGATCATCCGCACGCTCGGCAAGGGTCTCACCGACGTGAAGCCGGCCCAGGGATTCTCGGCCGAGACTTCGACGGCGGCGACGATCCTGTCATCGAGCGCCCTGGGCTTCGCGCTCTCGACGACGCAGGTCGCGTCGGGCTCGGTGATCGGCTCCGGCCTCGGCCGGCGCGGGTCGATCGTGCGGTGGCGCACCGTCGGGCGCATCCTCGTCGGGTGGCTGTTCACCCTGCCCGCTGCCGGCGCTGTCGGTGCGGGTGCCGCCTTCATCGTGGTGTCGCTCGGCTTCTGGGGGATCGTTCTCGACACGGTCATCGCGGCCGGGATCGTCGCGGCCCTGTTCCTGCGCTCACGGCGCAACAAGGTGACCGCGAGCAACGCCATGAGCGAGGTAGCGGAATCCGGCACCGCGATCAAGGTCAAGCGCAACCCACCGCCCACCCGCCGGCAGCGTGCGATCGCGCGCGAAGAGGCAAGAAGGCTCGCAGCGGCCGAGGCTGCGGCACGCAAGGCGGCCAAGTCCGGCAAACCCTCCGGTGATGGCACGAAGGGACCCGAACGATGA